One window of Nitrospira sp. genomic DNA carries:
- a CDS encoding DNA methyltransferase has translation MARPHDSERYDLSDAEKRDLIKLIEQGKPLPEKYRFLLFADKREVELVWNGKSREVCTTILPFQTLEHIDEPRKEQRDGELDLDLGGRQIKGWTNKLIWGDNKLILSSLKSGALRRQIEEAGGLKLIYIDPPFDVGADFSMDIEIGGETFHKEPNLLEQIAYRDTWGRGADSFIAMIYERLMLMRDLMHSEGSIYVHCDPRVNGFIRLAMNEIFGTEMFRNEIVWQRTSSRKGVNQLGRVHDLLYFYSKGDSLVWNQPSVPQTEETARGHDFLTDEDGTIHRLSDLSGAGPGPARIFKGKSIEPPPGRHWGYDQEGIDDLMVRGRIAFTKTGTPRLKTPLNELKGVAVHDVWTDVSVLNSAAEERVDYPTQKPEALIERILKASSNEGDLVADFFCGSGTTAAVAEKLGRKWIATDLGKFGIHTTRKRLIQVQRELKASGKPFRAFEVLNLGRYERQAYLNVAGRLTGKKKEQVLAKKEAEFRELVLKAYKAEPLSETGFFHGKQGGRLVVVGPINLPVGRLFVEEVITECRKRNASRVDVLAFEFEMGLFPAVLDEAKQKGIDLAPKTIPPEVFDKRAVEKGQVRFHDVAYIEVTPRFDKKYRLTLAVELTDFSVYYSQGIAQSIETELKEGKSEVVCESGKLIKISKDKQGVVTRDVLTKKWTDWVDYWAVDFNYESRKEIIKVPFGTGLGGVQGFLPGQEPAQRELGLTADEFEERWTGAYIFENEWQSFRTRQNRDLELKSATHTYDKPGRYIIAVKVIDIFGNDTMTLIPVTVG, from the coding sequence ATGGCACGACCACATGACTCCGAGCGGTACGACCTCTCCGACGCAGAGAAGCGCGATCTGATCAAGCTGATCGAGCAGGGCAAGCCGTTGCCGGAGAAGTATCGGTTTCTCCTGTTCGCCGACAAACGCGAGGTCGAACTCGTCTGGAACGGCAAAAGCCGAGAAGTCTGCACCACGATCCTGCCTTTTCAGACGCTCGAACACATTGATGAGCCACGAAAAGAGCAGCGCGACGGGGAGCTGGATCTTGACCTAGGCGGACGGCAGATCAAGGGCTGGACCAACAAGCTCATCTGGGGCGATAACAAGCTAATTCTCTCCTCCCTCAAAAGCGGCGCGCTCCGCCGCCAGATCGAGGAGGCCGGCGGCCTCAAGCTCATCTATATCGACCCGCCCTTCGACGTGGGAGCGGATTTCAGCATGGACATCGAGATCGGCGGGGAGACCTTTCACAAGGAGCCCAATCTTCTCGAACAAATCGCCTACCGCGATACCTGGGGACGCGGCGCGGATTCGTTCATCGCCATGATCTACGAACGCCTCATGCTCATGCGCGATTTGATGCACAGCGAAGGAAGTATCTATGTGCATTGCGATCCGCGGGTAAATGGGTTCATCCGTTTGGCGATGAACGAAATCTTCGGGACGGAAATGTTCCGAAACGAAATCGTCTGGCAAAGAACGTCCAGCCGCAAAGGCGTCAATCAGCTCGGACGAGTTCACGACTTGCTTTACTTCTACTCAAAAGGCGACAGCCTTGTGTGGAATCAGCCAAGTGTCCCACAAACCGAAGAGACGGCGCGCGGTCATGATTTTCTAACAGACGAAGATGGAACAATTCATCGTTTGTCAGATCTCAGCGGCGCTGGCCCAGGCCCAGCCCGAATCTTCAAGGGCAAAAGCATTGAGCCTCCGCCCGGGAGACATTGGGGATACGACCAAGAAGGAATTGACGATTTGATGGTTCGCGGGCGAATCGCTTTCACGAAAACTGGAACGCCGCGCCTAAAGACGCCTCTGAACGAACTCAAGGGCGTTGCAGTTCACGACGTGTGGACTGATGTTTCAGTACTGAATTCGGCAGCCGAGGAGCGAGTTGACTATCCCACCCAAAAGCCAGAAGCCCTCATCGAGCGCATCCTCAAAGCCAGTAGCAACGAAGGCGATCTGGTGGCGGACTTTTTCTGCGGCAGCGGCACGACCGCTGCCGTGGCGGAAAAGCTCGGGCGCAAATGGATCGCCACCGACCTGGGCAAGTTCGGGATTCACACGACGCGCAAGCGGCTCATTCAAGTCCAGCGTGAGCTCAAAGCCTCCGGCAAACCTTTTCGCGCCTTTGAAGTCCTGAACCTGGGTCGCTATGAACGTCAGGCCTATCTCAACGTGGCTGGCCGCCTCACCGGCAAGAAGAAGGAACAGGTGCTGGCGAAGAAGGAAGCGGAGTTCCGCGAATTGGTCTTGAAAGCCTACAAGGCCGAGCCATTGTCTGAGACGGGCTTCTTTCATGGCAAGCAGGGTGGGCGGCTTGTGGTCGTCGGCCCGATCAACTTGCCGGTGGGGCGGCTGTTCGTGGAGGAGGTCATCACGGAATGCCGCAAGCGAAACGCTTCCCGCGTGGACGTGCTGGCCTTCGAATTCGAGATGGGTTTGTTTCCAGCCGTGCTGGACGAGGCGAAGCAGAAGGGCATTGACCTCGCGCCCAAGACGATCCCGCCGGAAGTCTTTGACAAACGCGCCGTGGAAAAGGGGCAGGTGCGGTTCCACGACGTGGCCTACATCGAAGTGACGCCACGTTTCGACAAGAAATACAGGCTGACTCTGGCCGTTGAATTGACGGATTTCTCCGTCTACTACTCGCAGGGTATCGCACAGTCTATAGAAACTGAGTTGAAAGAAGGCAAAAGCGAGGTGGTCTGCGAATCCGGCAAGCTCATCAAGATCAGCAAGGACAAGCAGGGTGTTGTCACCCGCGACGTCTTGACCAAGAAATGGACCGATTGGGTGGACTACTGGGCGGTGGATTTCAACTATGAAAGCCGGAAGGAGATCATTAAGGTTCCGTTCGGCACCGGTCTCGGAGGCGTGCAGGGCTTTTTGCCCGGACAGGAACCGGCTCAACGGGAACTTGGCCTGACGGCCGACGAGTTTGAAGAACGGTGGACAGGGGCCTACATCTTCGAGAACGAATGGCAGAGCTTCCGCACACGCCAGAACCGTGACCTTGAATTGAAATCCGCCACGCACACATATGACAAGCCAGGCCGCTACATCATCGCCGTCAAAGTCATCGATATCTTCGGCAACGACACGATGACACTCATACCGGTGACGGTGGGATGA
- a CDS encoding ATP-binding protein — translation MGETRVDLQHLLEDLRDAYPGALEETILTEVVANSLDSGATCLRLKTEPALSTLTIVDDGSGMRRRDLVRYHDLAASTKTRGHGIGFAGVGIKLGLLVCEDVVTETRRGKEHVASRWHLAGRHKAPWKWIPPLGLVTDHGTAVQLKLHNALSPLLDEGYLEGTLRRQYQPLLEPEFDEILSQHYPKGFCFEVNGRVLARHHARGAEVSRIAVCLARKRRPTAIGYLTRHETPVPDDQRGMAISTFGKVIKRGWDWLGLTPAAPDRMAGMIEAPALAAALTLNKGDFVRVGSRGALYLGYRKAIQEAVSQQLAHWGDIRESADKANRRAVRPMERDLETVLVELADEFPLLASLVEQRAGGQKRLPIEPTDSAEDGQALLSLSVMAQTEASVESVSPAEALQELAEIQAPVEEVEEEPLPRQEPSPGVAVVPGAKGRPRPGRYGLSIRFESLEGDPDLGRLVESTVVINDTHPAYRRAVASRSEGYHIALTVSLALARLAVPPAEEHEFVTAFLTHWGEALDRTPRRSRKRR, via the coding sequence TTGGGCGAAACCCGCGTTGACTTGCAGCACCTGCTCGAAGACTTGCGCGATGCCTATCCCGGCGCGCTCGAAGAAACCATCCTCACCGAAGTGGTGGCCAATTCGCTGGATTCCGGCGCCACCTGCCTCCGTTTGAAGACGGAACCTGCCTTATCCACGCTGACCATCGTAGACGACGGATCGGGGATGAGACGAAGAGACCTGGTGCGCTACCACGATCTCGCCGCCAGCACCAAGACGCGGGGGCATGGTATCGGCTTCGCCGGAGTTGGGATCAAGCTTGGTCTGCTGGTCTGTGAAGACGTCGTTACCGAAACCAGACGTGGCAAGGAACATGTGGCGAGCCGCTGGCACTTGGCGGGACGGCACAAAGCGCCGTGGAAATGGATTCCCCCATTGGGGTTGGTGACCGATCATGGCACGGCGGTGCAGCTGAAGCTCCACAATGCGCTCTCGCCGCTCTTGGACGAAGGCTATCTCGAAGGGACGCTGCGCCGACAGTACCAGCCGCTGCTCGAGCCCGAGTTCGACGAGATTCTGAGTCAACATTATCCGAAAGGGTTTTGCTTCGAGGTCAACGGTCGAGTGCTGGCTCGCCATCACGCCCGTGGCGCCGAGGTATCGAGAATTGCCGTGTGCTTGGCGCGCAAGCGCAGACCGACCGCAATCGGCTACCTGACGCGGCATGAGACACCGGTCCCGGATGACCAGCGCGGCATGGCAATCAGTACGTTCGGCAAGGTCATTAAGCGCGGATGGGATTGGCTTGGTCTCACGCCGGCTGCGCCCGACAGAATGGCTGGGATGATCGAAGCGCCGGCCCTCGCCGCCGCCCTCACGCTCAATAAAGGAGACTTCGTTCGTGTCGGCTCGCGGGGCGCGCTGTACCTGGGATATCGCAAGGCCATCCAGGAGGCGGTCTCGCAGCAACTGGCTCATTGGGGCGATATCAGAGAATCCGCTGATAAGGCGAACCGCCGCGCCGTACGGCCGATGGAACGAGACCTGGAAACCGTCTTGGTGGAACTGGCCGATGAATTTCCGCTGCTGGCTTCGCTGGTCGAACAACGAGCCGGGGGTCAGAAGCGATTGCCCATTGAGCCGACGGACTCCGCCGAAGATGGACAGGCACTGCTTTCACTATCGGTTATGGCTCAGACGGAGGCCTCAGTGGAGTCTGTTTCCCCTGCAGAGGCACTCCAGGAACTGGCTGAAATCCAAGCACCGGTCGAAGAGGTGGAGGAAGAGCCGCTCCCGCGACAGGAACCTTCTCCCGGCGTCGCCGTCGTTCCAGGGGCCAAGGGACGGCCTCGGCCTGGCCGCTATGGACTCAGCATTCGATTCGAATCGTTGGAGGGAGATCCTGACCTTGGGCGTCTTGTCGAATCGACCGTCGTCATCAACGATACGCATCCGGCCTATCGCCGAGCTGTCGCGTCCCGTTCCGAGGGGTACCACATCGCGCTGACGGTGTCGTTGGCCTTGGCGAGATTGGCCGTGCCGCCGGCTGAAGAACACGAATTCGTGACGGCATTTCTGACTCACTGGGGTGAAGCGCTCGATCGGACTCCCCGCAGATCCCGCAAGCGCCGGTAG
- the uvrA gene encoding excinuclease ABC subunit UvrA — MGNSIIIKGAREHNLKNIDVEIPRDKLVVITGLSGSGKSSLAFDTIYAEGQRRYVESLSAYARQFLEQMGKPDVDSIEGLSPAISIEQKSTSHNPRSTVGTVTEIYDYLRLLFARVGRPYCFQCGEEITAQTVQQMVDAIASLPEGEKFQILAPIVRGRKGEYRKELLEMRKAGYVRARVDGKIVDLGEDIALDKQKKHTIEIIVDRLVMKSGDALMRRLADSVETSVKLTGGLVGVLTEDARTRLYSDKLACINCGVSYPEVTPRIFSFNSPHGACPACDGIGYAMMQGDQKEEDFTLLEPCQVCHGARLRPESLSIKLAKQSIAEVTSLSVRAAADFFLSLKFTDRELVIAHRILKEIRERLGFLVNVGLDYLTLDRAAATLSGGEGQRIRLATQIGSGLVGVLYILDEPSIGLHQRDNRRLLQTLLRLRDLGNTVVVVEHDAETMQAADHVLDMGPGAGSHGGHVIAQGTPQQIMGDPNSLTGQYLRGAQTVSVPQRQRKPRGMLFIVGAQKHNLKNLTARIPLGLMTCVTGVSGSGKSTLVLEVLFHSLSQLLYHKKPKIDGCKELRGVDALDKVIDIDQSPIGRTPRSNPATYTGLFGYIRDLYSNLPESRVRGYKPGRYSFNVKGGRCEACQGDGLIKIEMHFLPDVYVTCEVCKGQRYNRETLEILHKGKSIADVLNMTVDDALEFFEHIPLIKAKLQTLHDVGLHYVKLGQSATTLSGGEAQRVKLSRELSKRATGRTMYILDEPTTGLHFADVQRLLDVLDRLVEAGNTVLVIEHNLDVIKNADWIIDLGPEGGDRGGEIVVEGPPREIAKAKRSYTGQVLKEAGVG, encoded by the coding sequence ATGGGCAACTCCATCATCATCAAGGGTGCGCGGGAGCACAACCTCAAGAATATCGACGTGGAGATTCCGCGCGACAAGCTGGTGGTCATCACCGGCTTGAGTGGGTCGGGTAAGTCGTCGCTTGCTTTCGATACCATCTATGCAGAAGGTCAACGGCGCTACGTCGAGTCATTGTCGGCCTATGCCCGACAGTTCCTCGAACAGATGGGGAAGCCGGACGTCGATTCCATCGAAGGCTTGTCTCCTGCCATTTCCATCGAGCAGAAGAGCACCAGCCATAATCCCCGCTCCACCGTCGGCACGGTCACGGAAATCTATGACTATCTTCGGCTACTCTTTGCCCGCGTCGGGCGTCCCTATTGTTTCCAATGTGGAGAAGAGATCACCGCGCAGACTGTCCAGCAGATGGTCGATGCGATTGCCTCGCTGCCGGAAGGGGAAAAGTTTCAAATTCTGGCCCCGATCGTGCGTGGGCGAAAGGGTGAATACAGGAAGGAACTGCTGGAGATGCGAAAGGCGGGCTATGTCCGCGCTCGCGTCGACGGCAAAATTGTCGATCTGGGTGAAGACATTGCCCTTGATAAACAGAAGAAACACACGATCGAAATCATCGTCGATCGGCTGGTGATGAAATCCGGCGATGCGCTCATGCGGCGACTGGCAGATTCCGTCGAAACCTCGGTCAAGCTGACCGGAGGCTTGGTCGGGGTGTTAACGGAAGATGCTCGAACGAGGCTCTATAGTGACAAGCTGGCCTGTATCAACTGCGGTGTGAGCTATCCGGAAGTCACCCCACGGATATTTTCCTTCAACAGCCCGCACGGAGCTTGTCCGGCTTGCGACGGTATCGGCTATGCCATGATGCAGGGTGATCAGAAGGAAGAGGATTTCACGCTATTGGAACCTTGTCAGGTCTGCCATGGGGCAAGGCTGAGGCCTGAAAGTTTGTCTATTAAATTAGCCAAGCAATCGATCGCCGAGGTGACCAGCCTTTCGGTTCGCGCGGCGGCGGATTTTTTTCTGTCCCTGAAGTTTACCGATCGCGAACTGGTGATCGCGCATCGGATCCTGAAAGAGATTCGTGAACGGTTGGGCTTTCTCGTCAATGTGGGTTTGGACTATCTGACGCTCGATCGAGCCGCGGCGACCTTATCCGGGGGCGAGGGGCAACGGATCAGATTGGCCACTCAGATCGGATCGGGCCTGGTCGGAGTATTGTACATCCTGGACGAGCCTTCGATCGGACTCCATCAGCGCGACAATCGTCGGTTGCTGCAGACATTGCTGAGGCTGCGGGATCTCGGCAACACGGTGGTGGTTGTTGAGCATGATGCCGAAACGATGCAGGCCGCCGATCATGTTCTCGACATGGGCCCTGGTGCCGGTTCGCATGGAGGGCATGTGATCGCGCAAGGGACGCCTCAACAGATCATGGGCGATCCCAACTCACTGACGGGCCAATACCTGCGCGGCGCGCAGACTGTGTCCGTGCCGCAACGACAGCGAAAGCCCAGAGGTATGCTTTTTATAGTCGGGGCACAGAAACATAACTTAAAAAACCTGACGGCGCGAATCCCGCTAGGCCTGATGACATGCGTGACCGGCGTATCGGGGTCGGGCAAGAGCACCTTGGTGCTGGAAGTGCTCTTTCACTCGCTCTCCCAGTTGCTCTATCACAAGAAGCCGAAAATCGATGGGTGCAAAGAATTGAGAGGAGTCGATGCGCTCGACAAAGTGATCGACATCGATCAGTCGCCGATCGGCCGGACTCCCCGATCAAACCCGGCTACCTATACCGGCCTGTTTGGGTACATCCGTGATCTCTATTCCAACCTGCCGGAATCCCGTGTCCGAGGCTATAAACCAGGGCGATACAGCTTCAACGTGAAAGGGGGACGGTGCGAGGCTTGTCAAGGTGATGGACTCATCAAGATCGAGATGCACTTCCTGCCAGATGTCTATGTGACCTGTGAGGTGTGTAAGGGGCAACGCTACAACCGGGAAACGCTGGAGATTCTGCACAAGGGTAAGAGCATCGCCGATGTGCTGAACATGACGGTGGACGATGCGTTGGAGTTCTTTGAGCACATTCCATTGATCAAAGCGAAGCTCCAGACGTTGCATGATGTCGGTTTACACTACGTGAAGCTCGGCCAATCGGCGACAACGCTCTCCGGCGGCGAAGCACAAAGAGTAAAGCTGTCACGCGAGCTCTCTAAACGCGCAACCGGACGCACCATGTATATCCTCGATGAACCGACAACGGGTCTGCATTTCGCCGATGTACAGCGATTGCTGGATGTGTTGGATCGGCTCGTCGAAGCGGGGAATACAGTGCTGGTGATCGAACACAATCTGGATGTCATCAAGAACGCCGACTGGATCATCGACCTGGGGCCAGAGGGCGGCGATCGCGGCGGTGAGATTGTGGTGGAGGGACCGCCGAGAGAGATCGCGAAGGCGAAGCGGTCGTATACGGGACAGGTGTTGAAAGAAGCGGGGGTGGGGTGA
- a CDS encoding DEAD/DEAH box helicase family protein produces the protein MALHPDFPLSPYTPLVPEQRWFPADETLRNTAYEKLLPPLVAKVRQEVFTWRDKKYPDASATSAALLRHWFESEHLIENADGSLSPFRYYFAQREAVETVIWLVEVRRARDKYDLLRFDASGAVSSGMFDEDWPRYVLKMATGAGKTKVLSLLIAWSFFHKLYESESTLSRNFLVIAPNIIVLDRLRADFDGLKIFFNDPILPGNGHEGRNWRDDFQLTLHIQDDVRVVRDTGNLFLTNIHRVFLGDVADPSLEDDDLRDYFLSPFGPKPVGKTTDSQTDLGEIVREVEELAVFNDEAHHIHDPKMAWFKSIQDIHHKMLQKDCRLALQVDVTATPRHNNGAIFVQTVSDYPLVEAIHQNVVKHPVLPDAASRARLIERTSALFTEKYADYLALGIEEWRKSYTEHQALGKKAVLFVMVDDTRNCDDVGAYLEKICPELQGGVLVIHTKNNGEISEATSGKKKEELELLRKQSNEIDSWQSPYRAIVSVLMLKEGWDVRNVTVIVGLREYTAESQILPEQTLGRGLRRMYFGTDTKETVSVMGTPAFMEFVESIQGEGVSFERVPMGGGTARQDSLIVEVDRENQAKNLEELDIPLPKLTRRFHREFKNLDDLDPAALGNKRLPLKPFTPEETREIVFKTMLDSEIHHTIQLDGSGPADFRSVVAFFARQLLKDLRLVGGYDLLYGKVKTFMREHLFDGGPVNLEDPVVLRNLSEPESGKVLYDAFKAAINALTIQDSGITRIEAKIRLKETRPFRTEHRPFLVAKKSIFTKTVGEPHSGGFELSFAAFLESADDVAAFAKNYLAVGFKLDYVKADGDLSSYTPDFIVRTTDSTVWLVETKGREELDLPQKMARLKQWCADVTAAEEDGRRYDFVFVDQAGFEQHTPGTFAALAASFTEYKSRP, from the coding sequence ATGGCCCTTCACCCTGACTTTCCACTTTCACCGTACACCCCCCTTGTTCCTGAGCAACGCTGGTTTCCGGCCGACGAAACACTCCGCAACACGGCCTACGAGAAGCTGTTGCCGCCGCTCGTGGCGAAGGTGCGACAGGAGGTATTTACATGGCGAGACAAGAAATATCCAGATGCATCCGCGACCTCAGCAGCCTTACTCCGTCACTGGTTCGAAAGTGAACATCTGATCGAAAATGCCGATGGGTCGCTGTCTCCCTTCCGCTATTACTTTGCCCAACGCGAGGCAGTAGAAACAGTGATCTGGCTGGTCGAGGTCCGTCGTGCCCGAGACAAGTATGATCTCCTTCGTTTCGATGCTTCTGGAGCCGTCTCTTCCGGCATGTTCGATGAAGACTGGCCGCGCTATGTCTTGAAAATGGCGACCGGCGCAGGGAAAACCAAAGTCCTTTCTCTCCTCATTGCCTGGAGTTTTTTCCACAAGCTCTATGAGTCGGAGTCCACGCTGTCTCGCAATTTCCTGGTCATCGCGCCGAACATCATCGTCCTCGATCGGCTGCGGGCGGACTTCGACGGCCTCAAGATTTTCTTCAATGACCCAATTCTCCCGGGCAATGGTCACGAGGGTCGCAACTGGCGTGACGACTTTCAGCTCACCCTGCACATCCAGGATGATGTGCGCGTGGTCCGTGATACAGGCAACCTCTTCTTGACCAACATCCACCGCGTGTTCCTCGGTGACGTGGCCGATCCTTCGCTGGAGGACGACGACCTACGTGACTACTTCCTGTCACCCTTCGGTCCTAAACCTGTCGGCAAAACCACCGATAGCCAGACCGATCTTGGCGAGATCGTCCGTGAGGTGGAGGAACTGGCTGTCTTCAATGATGAAGCGCACCACATCCACGACCCGAAGATGGCCTGGTTCAAATCCATTCAGGATATCCATCACAAGATGCTCCAAAAAGATTGCCGCTTGGCGTTGCAGGTGGACGTGACTGCGACACCACGGCACAACAACGGGGCGATCTTCGTGCAAACCGTGTCCGACTATCCGCTCGTGGAGGCCATCCATCAAAACGTCGTGAAACATCCCGTCCTTCCCGATGCGGCCAGCCGCGCCCGGCTGATTGAAAGAACGAGCGCCCTCTTCACGGAGAAATACGCCGACTACCTGGCTCTCGGGATTGAGGAATGGCGGAAGAGTTACACCGAACACCAGGCACTTGGTAAGAAAGCCGTGCTTTTTGTCATGGTGGACGACACCCGCAACTGCGACGATGTGGGAGCCTACCTCGAAAAGATCTGTCCCGAACTGCAAGGTGGGGTGTTAGTCATCCACACTAAAAACAACGGCGAAATTTCCGAGGCGACTTCAGGCAAGAAGAAGGAAGAACTCGAACTGCTCCGCAAACAGTCCAACGAAATCGATTCCTGGCAATCTCCCTACAGGGCCATTGTGTCCGTCCTCATGCTCAAAGAAGGCTGGGACGTACGCAACGTCACCGTGATCGTCGGATTACGGGAATACACGGCGGAAAGCCAAATCCTGCCGGAGCAAACCCTCGGGCGCGGCCTCCGTCGGATGTACTTCGGCACGGATACGAAAGAAACCGTCTCGGTGATGGGTACCCCCGCGTTCATGGAATTCGTCGAATCCATTCAGGGCGAAGGCGTGAGCTTCGAGCGGGTGCCGATGGGCGGTGGCACAGCACGGCAAGACTCGCTCATCGTTGAAGTGGACCGGGAGAATCAGGCGAAGAATCTTGAAGAACTCGACATTCCGCTCCCTAAGCTTACCCGTCGGTTCCACCGCGAGTTCAAGAATCTCGATGACCTCGACCCAGCAGCCTTAGGCAACAAAAGGCTTCCTCTCAAACCGTTCACGCCGGAGGAAACGAGAGAAATCGTCTTCAAGACGATGCTTGACTCAGAGATTCACCATACGATCCAACTCGACGGCTCCGGGCCTGCCGATTTCCGTTCCGTCGTGGCATTCTTCGCGCGCCAGTTGCTCAAGGACTTGCGGCTTGTCGGCGGCTATGACCTGCTGTATGGGAAGGTGAAGACCTTCATGCGTGAGCACCTCTTTGACGGGGGGCCGGTGAACCTCGAAGATCCCGTGGTGCTCCGCAACCTCTCCGAGCCGGAGTCCGGCAAAGTCCTCTACGACGCTTTCAAGGCCGCTATCAATGCCCTCACCATTCAAGACAGCGGCATCACGCGCATCGAAGCCAAGATTCGCCTGAAGGAAACACGTCCCTTCCGCACCGAACACCGTCCATTCCTCGTGGCGAAAAAATCCATTTTCACCAAGACGGTCGGCGAGCCACACTCTGGAGGATTTGAATTGTCGTTTGCCGCCTTTCTTGAATCGGCCGATGACGTGGCGGCATTCGCGAAGAACTACCTGGCGGTCGGCTTCAAGCTCGATTACGTGAAGGCCGACGGCGATCTTTCCAGCTACACGCCGGATTTCATCGTACGGACCACCGATAGCACGGTCTGGCTTGTAGAAACCAAGGGGCGCGAGGAATTGGATTTGCCGCAGAAGATGGCCCGCCTCAAACAATGGTGCGCCGATGTGACCGCCGCCGAGGAGGATGGCCGGCGGTATGATTTTGTCTTCGTCGATCAAGCTGGCTTCGAGCAGCACACACCGGGCACCTTCGCCGCGCTTGCCGCGAGCTTTACGGAGTACAAGAGCCGGCCATGA
- a CDS encoding Fic family protein: protein MNSFRTVRLSELGIPQRLVTALTDIAAARGRQALYGKQTPQVLKALREMALVESVESSNRIEGVTVARDRLRPLVLGRARPTNRSENEIAGYRRALAWIHAKACEIPIAPDTFRQFHRLIHGEVDPRAGEWKDRPNHIVARYPDGTTEIRFKPVEPEEVPKAIENLCLLYQHVLEQKQVTPILAVSALVLDFLCVHPFADGNGRVSRLLMLLALYQLDYEVGRYISLERLIETTKESYYARLHESSQGWHESRHDVLPFFSYTVDVINMAYTEFERRAGRESTGPAAKAELVSYAINHMVGEFSVEDVARQCPGVSRATIRLVMARLRKEGRIEAIGRGPGALWCLKGEKS, encoded by the coding sequence ATGAACTCGTTCAGGACCGTCCGGCTATCTGAATTGGGCATTCCACAGCGGCTGGTCACGGCGCTGACCGACATCGCCGCGGCGCGAGGGCGACAGGCTCTCTACGGCAAGCAGACTCCACAGGTGCTGAAGGCCCTCCGCGAAATGGCGTTAGTGGAAAGCGTCGAATCATCGAACCGTATCGAGGGCGTCACCGTCGCGCGGGATCGCTTGCGGCCTCTGGTGTTGGGGCGGGCCAGGCCCACGAACCGGTCTGAAAATGAAATAGCCGGCTACCGGAGGGCGCTGGCATGGATTCACGCCAAAGCCTGTGAAATCCCGATCGCTCCGGACACGTTCAGGCAGTTTCACCGGCTGATCCACGGCGAGGTCGATCCGAGGGCGGGGGAATGGAAGGATCGCCCCAACCACATCGTGGCGCGTTATCCGGACGGCACAACGGAGATTCGCTTTAAGCCGGTCGAACCTGAGGAAGTCCCCAAGGCGATTGAAAACCTCTGCCTGCTGTACCAGCATGTGCTGGAGCAGAAGCAGGTCACACCGATTCTGGCCGTGAGCGCGCTTGTGTTGGACTTCCTGTGCGTCCATCCCTTTGCCGACGGGAACGGCCGGGTCTCCCGATTACTCATGCTGCTCGCGCTGTACCAGCTTGACTACGAAGTCGGGCGATACATCAGCTTGGAGCGGCTGATTGAAACGACCAAGGAATCCTATTACGCGCGTCTGCATGAAAGCTCCCAAGGCTGGCATGAGAGCCGCCACGACGTGCTCCCGTTTTTCTCGTACACCGTGGATGTGATCAATATGGCCTATACTGAGTTCGAACGAAGGGCGGGGCGTGAAAGCACCGGGCCGGCAGCGAAGGCAGAACTGGTTTCCTATGCGATCAACCATATGGTGGGCGAGTTTTCTGTCGAGGATGTGGCCAGGCAATGTCCTGGAGTGAGCCGTGCGACCATCCGCCTGGTGATGGCCCGGCTGCGGAAAGAGGGGCGGATCGAAGCCATCGGGCGTGGTCCTGGGGCGCTCTGGTGCCTGAAGGGGGAAAAGAGCTAA
- a CDS encoding class I SAM-dependent methyltransferase, which translates to MVKTDHRPLAKDSQTPAKVVSTWSGQAREDAVQRMFTAIARVYDLNNTLLSFGLHYHWKKITASFITPVGRGTALDVGSGTADLALLVESRMGPKGRVIASDLNHAMLAEGFKKIGGKGLTDKITCLQASAEHLGFGDNSFDAVTTGFCMRNVGDLPGAVREIRRVMKPGGRFVCLEFSRPVFGWLRTLYDWYSFKLLPWIGTMVARDRTGVYEYLPASIRTFPDQERLCQILRDAGFRQVSYKNLSGGIVAIHVATK; encoded by the coding sequence ATGGTGAAAACCGACCATCGTCCATTGGCCAAAGACTCCCAGACTCCCGCCAAGGTCGTCTCGACGTGGTCCGGCCAGGCTCGCGAGGATGCGGTGCAGCGGATGTTCACCGCTATTGCACGAGTGTACGACCTGAACAACACGCTGTTGAGTTTCGGTCTGCATTACCATTGGAAAAAGATCACTGCTTCCTTCATTACTCCCGTCGGACGGGGAACGGCGCTCGATGTCGGATCCGGCACAGCCGACCTGGCGCTCCTTGTCGAGTCTCGAATGGGACCCAAGGGACGTGTGATCGCATCAGACTTGAACCACGCGATGCTGGCCGAGGGCTTCAAGAAGATCGGGGGTAAGGGCCTCACCGACAAGATCACCTGTCTCCAGGCAAGCGCAGAACATCTAGGATTTGGAGACAACAGCTTCGATGCGGTCACCACCGGTTTCTGCATGCGGAATGTTGGAGATTTGCCGGGAGCCGTGCGAGAGATCCGCCGTGTGATGAAGCCCGGTGGCCGCTTCGTGTGCCTGGAGTTTTCGCGTCCGGTGTTCGGTTGGTTGCGAACGCTCTATGATTGGTATTCCTTCAAACTGCTGCCCTGGATCGGCACCATGGTCGCCCGCGATCGCACCGGCGTCTATGAGTACCTTCCGGCGTCGATCCGGACGTTTCCCGACCAAGAACGGCTGTGTCAAATCCTACGCGATGCCGGGTTCCGTCAGGTGTCGTACAAGAACCTCAGCGGCGGCATTGTCGCCATTCATGTCGCCACCAAATAG